From Carassius auratus strain Wakin chromosome 10, ASM336829v1, whole genome shotgun sequence, a single genomic window includes:
- the LOC113110151 gene encoding uncharacterized protein LOC113110151 isoform X1, with protein MEEMHLHEGISGAERGDVCKLMEETYWLQRHMINATPSPTIADIKTKWPYLFTQRHIYGHFEQLTDKKVLRCLELSIQECGQIIIEFFKSKPTNDDIRSILSRGENDVDAMVIQLLLAHFKEKLDGVFLQADEFATPSDVQHSLNLPESPRLIFLGQSLSNQRWMLSLEGQVVCEGAQPNFITGLAALFASFYNFNLQYQEEAACTLEFVQRRFVDINPERGSKAKKGKVTSKKTGQVVQKKNATVSPPVSSLLRKLADFEWNFV; from the exons ATGGAGGAGATGCATCTTCATGAAGGAATCTCTGGAGCAGAGAGAGGAGACGTTTGCAAGCTCATGGAGGAAACCTAttggcttcagcgtcacatgatcaaTGCAACCCCATCCCCTACAATTGCAGATATCAAAACTAAATGGCCATATCTTTTCACACAGAGGCATATATATGGACATTTTGAACAGCTTACTGACAAAAAAGTGCTCAGATGTTTGGAATTGTCTATTCAGGAGTGTGGACAAATCATAATTGAATTTTTCAAAAGCAAACCAACCAATGATGACATTCGAAGCATTCTCTCCAGAGGTGAAAATGATGTGGATGCCATGGTCATACAACTACTCCTTGCACACTTCAAAGAGAAGTTAGATGGGGTTTTCCTTCAAGCAGAT GAATTTGCAACTCCATCTGATGTCCAGCATTCTCTTAATTTGCCAGAGAGTCCACGCCTTATATTTCTTG gtcAATCTCTGAGCAACCAGCGCTGGATGTTGAGTTTGGAGGGTCAAGTTGTGTGTGAAGGAGCACAGCCCAACTTCATCACTGGACTGGCAGCGCTGTTTGCCTCCTTCTATAACTTCAATTTACAGTACCAGGAAGAGGCAGCATGCACCCTTGAGTTTGTTCAGAG ACGCTTTGTTGACATCAATCCTGAACGTGgatcaaaagcaaaaaaaggaaaagtgacTTCAAAGAAAACTGGCCAAGTCGTGCAAAAAAAGAACGCAACTGTAAGCCCACCAGTTTCCTCACTTCTGCGAAAACTTGCAGACTTTGAATGGAACTTTGTTTAG
- the LOC113110151 gene encoding uncharacterized protein LOC113110151 isoform X2, producing the protein MSGMKEVLKDAVLLVLPSLSPDVTNQLVEKLMDQGVEGLDDLVYVKEDDILEFIRPIQCRKLLSSWKNQGQSLSNQRWMLSLEGQVVCEGAQPNFITGLAALFASFYNFNLQYQEEAACTLEFVQRRFVDINPERGSKAKKGKVTSKKTGQVVQKKNATVSPPVSSLLRKLADFEWNFV; encoded by the exons ATGTCTGGAATGAAAGAAGTCCTGAAAGATGCTGTACTGTTGGTGTTGCCAAGCCTATCTCCAGATGTAACCAACCAGCTTGTTGAGAAGCTCATGGACCAAGGTGTTGAAGGCTTGGATGATTTGGTTTATGTAAAAGAAGATGACATTTTGGAGTTTATAAGACCTATCCAATGCAGAAAACTTCTTAGTTCATGGAAAAATCAAG gtcAATCTCTGAGCAACCAGCGCTGGATGTTGAGTTTGGAGGGTCAAGTTGTGTGTGAAGGAGCACAGCCCAACTTCATCACTGGACTGGCAGCGCTGTTTGCCTCCTTCTATAACTTCAATTTACAGTACCAGGAAGAGGCAGCATGCACCCTTGAGTTTGTTCAGAG ACGCTTTGTTGACATCAATCCTGAACGTGgatcaaaagcaaaaaaaggaaaagtgacTTCAAAGAAAACTGGCCAAGTCGTGCAAAAAAAGAACGCAACTGTAAGCCCACCAGTTTCCTCACTTCTGCGAAAACTTGCAGACTTTGAATGGAACTTTGTTTAG